From the genome of Chelmon rostratus isolate fCheRos1 chromosome 1, fCheRos1.pri, whole genome shotgun sequence, one region includes:
- the tmem208 gene encoding transmembrane protein 208, whose translation MAPKGKVGTKGKKQIYEENEATLKFYTRVILGANAIYAAVNLLVFYSSSTFWTWLLLVFALAVYVGSYRSMSAMAKPVFAEDGSLLDGGIDLNMEQGMAEHLKDVILLTAIVQVLSTISSYFWYLWLLAPARALHLLWVNFLGPWFMAESPSAPEEVNEKKQRRQERRQMKRF comes from the exons ATGGCG CCCAAAGGTAAAGTTGGCACGAAGGGAAAGAAGCAGATCTATGAGGAGAACGAGGCAACGCTGAAGTTCTACACTAGAGTCATCCTCGGCGCTAAT GCAATATATGCTGCCGTCAATCTTTTGGTTTTCTACAGTTCATCTACATTTTGGACATGG ctgctgcttgtgtttgcacTCGCAGTGTATGTAGGGAGTTACCGCTCCATGTCTGCCATGGCCAAGCCAGTGTTTGCTGAGGATGGAAGTCTCCTGGACGGAGGAATAGACTTAAACATGGAGCAGGGAATGGCAGA GCACCTGAAGGACGTCATCCTGCTCACAGCCATAGTGCAAGTTCTCAGCACCATCTCCTCTTATTTCTGGTATCTTTGGCTGCTG GCCCCGGCCCGTGCCCTGCACCTGCTGTGGGTGAACTTTCTGGGCCCCTGGTTTATGGCAGAAAGCCCGTCAGCACCAGAGGAAGTCaatgagaagaagcagagaagacAAGAGCGCAGACAGATGAAGAGATTCTGA